From Calderihabitans maritimus, one genomic window encodes:
- a CDS encoding S-layer homology domain-containing protein, whose protein sequence is MVVEVVTDPELLSGSFSVVGLRSNILLEEQSPGTYTGRLPVQPGMNGTDLPVTVRLVDRAGNVRLPEPQVGTVSIDTIAPKAYLTVKPPSPSGSGGYYNSGDGAPVVTIVTDTDATVYYTLDDGDRQLYIGPIEMPQGEHTLTYWAVDGAGNESEPATLTARVDTVKPASPDLLGIFDPSGQQQLAPGQPTNLRVVRIEGTAEASARLQFYVNGEFRAQARANADTGEFSADLRLGEGVNTISVTATDAAGNVSDPSQVSISRDTTAPVFQIQLDQEHAVVTVTASEDLNGMPAITVRQGENEQSGSMTAVEGQIQTYSYTYDPVQGADEIVITVSGSDLAGNSGLATYAETVIRSDEDAGVNAESVSVEIEAGTLKQDATLTITPAFIEDFEILFPGLDLVATPYDFHVQPVGGGTPEYAEGKWIKVTFKLNVPEGVAFDPRQIHVYYLDEAEPLTAEYDVATNTVTVYLKHFSSYAVLADTTPPPLEVATPADGILLNSRSVTVTGTTEPGAAVTINGEAAVVDDNGSFTGTAIFGADGPQTITVVAEDAAGLTTTREINVTIDTVPPTIAVTAPDQDTVYTSSRTLTVSATTEAGGLTMVTVDGVEEPLVVTTSGGFSVNVSLAENDTTTIRINATDGAGNPAEEKVITAVNDTVPPEIILDALPPVTGSASITLSGQVDSAVTELRVRVSHEGNMVQEVDVSVGEDLRFSQTIELWEGDNLITIQATDPAGNVGDHFKVGADAEPVSSAVVEYNPNVPKVTITQPGETMYTSAESIVISGTATVGGVGAQGAAAVFKVNSTVQGTVVIGTDGTFSQVVALNGGDGQEVENTIVVEVTGLNGLKGQAVRTVWRDNRSPDLQASVAEITTTSSSTTITVTTEPYATVYINDQAMEQVVGAAGQASYQVTLNMGQNEFRVKARDRAGNESPVVTVTITRTSPPGGGRASTAFKKKAQKQIASGRGGELSSPDGRFKVILPAGAVPEAVNVTVESLERVKMETPSYRMIGKAVEVQASSVATGQQVTSFKDKVTLTLKYTPYDVRGVDVDKLGVYYWNTAAKAWIPVPAVHDMARRTFTAWVDHFTIFAVMADVSTIGAPAIEDLPEEVASNVLTLNGCAEPGSTVKVFVNNASQGSVTAAADGRYSARVTLDPGENIIFAVMTDATSGLVRASQEYVLTYTPGLEAMFNDIASHWARGDIETLVERGVVSGYPDGSFRPEKNTTRAEFTKMLVAALDLEARDGAILSFADEVPDWARSYVATAVEKGLVAGYEDHTFRADAYITRAEIAAVLVRSMKYKEGISSGAVKAVVSFSDESDIPDWAKESVHAAVRYGIVTGYPDGSFGPFRNATRAETAAMIRRFLELE, encoded by the coding sequence ATGGTGGTAGAGGTCGTCACAGATCCAGAACTGCTGTCAGGTAGTTTCAGCGTCGTCGGTTTAAGGAGCAACATTTTGCTTGAGGAGCAGTCGCCGGGGACATATACGGGCAGATTACCCGTCCAGCCCGGCATGAACGGCACCGACTTGCCCGTTACGGTTCGCCTGGTGGACCGGGCCGGTAACGTAAGGCTTCCGGAGCCGCAGGTGGGTACGGTTAGTATAGACACCATTGCCCCCAAGGCATACTTGACAGTCAAACCGCCGTCCCCGTCGGGTTCTGGCGGGTACTACAACAGCGGCGATGGTGCTCCGGTAGTGACCATAGTTACAGACACCGACGCAACTGTTTATTACACCCTTGACGATGGCGACAGGCAGCTTTATATCGGCCCCATAGAGATGCCGCAGGGTGAGCATACCCTCACGTATTGGGCTGTGGACGGAGCAGGAAACGAGAGCGAGCCTGCGACCCTTACCGCCAGGGTAGACACGGTGAAACCCGCTTCACCTGATTTGTTGGGAATCTTTGACCCGTCGGGACAGCAGCAGCTCGCCCCCGGGCAGCCGACCAATTTAAGAGTGGTGCGGATCGAGGGTACGGCCGAAGCTTCAGCGCGGTTGCAGTTTTACGTGAATGGGGAATTCCGTGCTCAGGCCCGGGCGAATGCGGACACGGGCGAATTCTCCGCCGACCTGCGGCTTGGCGAAGGAGTAAATACTATATCCGTAACTGCCACCGACGCCGCCGGAAACGTTAGCGATCCCTCTCAGGTCTCAATTTCAAGGGACACTACAGCTCCCGTATTCCAGATCCAGCTGGATCAGGAACACGCCGTAGTTACGGTTACGGCTTCTGAAGACCTGAACGGTATGCCGGCCATAACGGTGCGGCAGGGAGAGAATGAGCAGTCGGGCTCAATGACTGCTGTCGAAGGCCAGATACAAACATACAGCTATACTTATGACCCGGTTCAAGGAGCGGACGAGATAGTAATCACTGTATCGGGTAGTGATTTGGCTGGCAACTCCGGCTTGGCTACCTACGCCGAAACAGTAATAAGGAGCGATGAGGATGCCGGTGTAAACGCGGAGTCGGTGAGCGTGGAAATCGAGGCTGGTACCTTGAAACAAGATGCAACTTTAACCATAACGCCTGCATTTATCGAGGACTTCGAGATTCTGTTCCCCGGTCTCGATTTAGTGGCGACCCCGTATGACTTCCACGTACAACCGGTGGGCGGGGGGACGCCAGAGTACGCTGAAGGCAAGTGGATAAAGGTAACCTTTAAATTAAACGTGCCGGAAGGCGTTGCCTTCGACCCACGGCAGATTCATGTGTATTATTTGGATGAGGCAGAGCCGCTTACAGCGGAGTATGACGTGGCTACCAATACCGTAACCGTCTACCTGAAACACTTCTCCAGCTACGCCGTGCTTGCGGACACCACTCCGCCGCCGCTGGAGGTCGCTACTCCGGCAGACGGTATCCTGCTGAACAGCAGGTCGGTAACGGTGACGGGAACCACGGAGCCGGGAGCGGCCGTTACCATAAACGGCGAGGCCGCTGTTGTTGATGATAACGGGTCTTTTACGGGTACGGCCATTTTCGGTGCTGATGGTCCCCAGACGATCACGGTGGTGGCGGAAGACGCAGCCGGGCTGACCACCACCAGGGAAATCAACGTGACCATTGACACCGTGCCGCCAACGATTGCGGTGACGGCGCCGGATCAGGATACCGTATATACCAGCAGCCGCACCCTGACGGTATCGGCGACCACTGAGGCGGGAGGTCTGACCATGGTAACGGTGGACGGCGTTGAAGAGCCGCTGGTAGTCACCACTTCCGGCGGGTTCAGCGTGAATGTATCCCTGGCGGAGAACGATACCACCACCATACGCATCAACGCCACCGATGGGGCAGGGAACCCCGCAGAGGAGAAGGTTATCACGGCAGTGAATGACACTGTGCCGCCGGAGATCATTCTGGACGCGTTACCTCCTGTAACCGGTTCGGCGAGCATCACGCTTAGCGGCCAGGTGGACTCTGCCGTGACCGAACTGAGAGTTCGGGTAAGCCATGAAGGGAATATGGTCCAGGAGGTAGATGTTTCCGTAGGGGAAGACCTGCGGTTCAGCCAGACGATAGAGCTTTGGGAAGGAGATAACCTCATCACCATCCAGGCCACCGACCCGGCCGGAAACGTCGGAGACCACTTCAAGGTAGGAGCCGATGCTGAACCGGTTTCTTCGGCGGTTGTGGAGTACAATCCCAACGTACCGAAGGTGACCATAACCCAGCCCGGGGAAACCATGTACACTTCCGCGGAGAGCATTGTAATTTCCGGTACCGCAACCGTAGGAGGTGTAGGCGCCCAAGGGGCTGCCGCTGTGTTCAAGGTTAACAGTACAGTCCAGGGCACGGTGGTCATAGGTACCGATGGTACGTTCAGTCAAGTAGTTGCGCTAAACGGCGGAGACGGCCAGGAAGTGGAAAATACTATCGTAGTAGAAGTGACCGGTCTTAATGGGCTCAAAGGTCAGGCCGTGAGGACAGTCTGGCGGGACAATAGATCTCCCGACCTCCAAGCTAGTGTCGCAGAAATCACCACTACCTCTTCCTCTACCACGATTACCGTTACTACGGAACCGTATGCTACCGTATATATTAACGACCAGGCAATGGAACAGGTGGTAGGAGCTGCAGGTCAGGCCAGCTATCAGGTGACCCTGAATATGGGCCAGAATGAGTTCAGGGTGAAGGCGCGCGACAGGGCGGGTAACGAGTCCCCTGTGGTTACGGTTACTATAACCCGCACCAGCCCGCCTGGCGGCGGGAGGGCTTCCACAGCCTTTAAGAAGAAAGCCCAAAAGCAGATAGCGTCAGGGCGGGGCGGGGAACTGAGCAGCCCGGACGGCAGGTTCAAGGTGATCTTACCTGCGGGAGCGGTGCCCGAAGCGGTTAACGTGACCGTGGAGAGCTTAGAGAGGGTTAAAATGGAAACGCCGTCCTACCGCATGATAGGAAAAGCGGTCGAAGTGCAGGCTTCCAGTGTGGCCACCGGGCAGCAGGTAACATCATTCAAAGATAAGGTGACCCTGACTTTGAAGTACACCCCGTACGACGTAAGAGGCGTTGACGTGGATAAACTGGGAGTATACTACTGGAATACGGCAGCGAAGGCCTGGATTCCGGTGCCCGCGGTGCACGATATGGCCAGGCGTACCTTTACGGCTTGGGTGGACCACTTCACCATCTTTGCGGTGATGGCGGACGTCTCGACCATCGGGGCGCCTGCGATAGAGGATCTGCCGGAGGAGGTCGCCTCAAACGTTTTGACGCTAAATGGGTGCGCCGAGCCGGGCAGCACGGTGAAGGTGTTCGTAAACAACGCCTCCCAGGGCAGTGTCACGGCTGCGGCGGACGGCAGGTACAGCGCCCGGGTTACCCTTGATCCCGGCGAGAATATCATTTTTGCAGTGATGACCGATGCTACTAGCGGATTGGTACGCGCTTCCCAAGAATACGTACTAACTTATACGCCAGGCTTGGAGGCAATGTTTAACGATATCGCCTCCCACTGGGCGAGGGGCGACATTGAGACCCTGGTGGAACGCGGTGTGGTATCGGGGTACCCGGACGGCAGCTTCCGGCCGGAAAAGAACACGACCCGGGCGGAATTCACGAAGATGCTGGTGGCGGCACTGGACTTGGAAGCTAGAGACGGTGCTATCCTGAGCTTCGCCGATGAAGTACCTGATTGGGCAAGGAGTTATGTAGCGACGGCGGTGGAAAAGGGCCTGGTGGCCGGGTACGAGGACCATACCTTCAGGGCAGATGCGTATATTACTAGAGCGGAGATTGCTGCTGTGCTTGTCAGGTCCATGAAGTACAAAGAGGGTATTTCTTCCGGTGCCGTAAAGGCTGTCGTGAGCTTCTCTGACGAAAGCGACATACCTGATTGGGCTAAGGAATCCGTGCACGCGGCGGTGCGTTATGGCATCGTGACAGGGTATCCAGACGGCAGTTTCGGCCCATTCAGGAACGCCACCCGCGCGGAGACGGCCGCCATGATCCGGAGGTTCCTGGAACTAGAGTGA
- a CDS encoding glycosyltransferase family 4 protein, with protein MVRVLVISHLYPNPRDKEKGIFIRQHLRRLVQQEGLEVTVLSPLPWVPVMSWLPARLKALSRIPLMGEEEGFALYYPRFLCLPGKWFKPCAGPALYQSIRRLVLRLNRNHPFHLVHSHCLLPDGYAGLLIARELGVPSLCSARGSDVNLYPRWGPQVLSRTRQVIAQCSQLVAVSRKLAEEIYRLASPVRPVEVIYNGVDLEQFQAVSSAAEVRSQLGISQDALVLLFVGRLVREKGIYDLLEAFSRISHRFPRACLYLIGSGPEATGLTAEVRKRNLTGRVFIVGTKEHRELPCWYQAADLVVLPSYQEGLPNVILEAMACGRPVVATRVGGIPEAVVSGKSGLLVNKGDVQGLAEACLFLLKSPFLRAAMGIQGRQIVENCFTWEENARRHRELYLRLLRKENGVSV; from the coding sequence ATGGTTAGAGTCTTAGTAATTTCCCATCTCTACCCTAATCCCAGAGATAAGGAAAAAGGAATCTTCATCCGGCAGCACCTGCGCCGGCTGGTGCAGCAGGAAGGACTGGAAGTGACCGTCTTATCTCCCCTTCCCTGGGTTCCCGTCATGTCGTGGCTTCCGGCCAGGCTCAAGGCTCTGAGCCGCATACCCTTGATGGGAGAAGAAGAAGGTTTTGCTCTTTATTACCCGCGTTTTTTGTGCCTGCCGGGCAAGTGGTTTAAGCCGTGTGCCGGCCCGGCTTTATACCAAAGTATTCGCCGCCTGGTATTAAGGTTAAACCGGAACCATCCCTTTCACCTCGTGCACTCCCATTGCCTGCTTCCCGATGGATATGCCGGCCTCCTCATAGCACGCGAGTTAGGCGTTCCCTCCCTTTGTTCCGCCCGGGGGAGTGACGTGAATCTGTATCCCCGTTGGGGGCCTCAGGTGCTGAGCCGGACGCGGCAGGTTATTGCTCAATGCTCGCAGCTAGTTGCCGTGAGCCGAAAGCTGGCGGAAGAAATATACCGCTTGGCTTCTCCGGTCCGGCCGGTAGAAGTGATATATAACGGAGTGGATTTGGAACAATTTCAAGCTGTCTCATCGGCTGCCGAAGTAAGGTCACAGCTAGGAATCTCCCAAGATGCTTTGGTTCTTTTGTTCGTCGGCAGGCTGGTGCGGGAGAAGGGGATATATGACCTTTTGGAAGCATTCAGCAGGATTTCCCACCGTTTTCCCCGGGCCTGCCTGTATCTTATAGGCTCCGGCCCGGAGGCAACTGGTCTCACGGCGGAAGTGCGGAAGCGCAACCTAACGGGCCGGGTTTTTATAGTCGGAACCAAAGAACACCGGGAATTGCCTTGCTGGTACCAGGCGGCAGACTTGGTGGTACTGCCCAGCTACCAGGAAGGATTACCTAACGTCATTCTGGAGGCGATGGCCTGCGGAAGGCCGGTGGTAGCCACCCGGGTGGGAGGGATTCCCGAAGCGGTAGTCTCTGGAAAGTCAGGTCTGCTGGTTAACAAAGGGGATGTACAGGGGTTGGCCGAGGCCTGTTTGTTTCTTCTGAAAAGCCCATTCCTGAGAGCTGCTATGGGGATACAGGGACGGCAAATAGTGGAAAATTGTTTTACCTGGGAAGAGAATGCCCGCAGGCACCGGGAACTTTACCTGCGCCTGCTGAGGAAAGAAAATGGGGTGTCTGTATGA
- a CDS encoding ATP-grasp domain-containing protein, with protein MEKVRILITGMGTAVGISIFKALKMSSLDTVIIGVDYAPFSAGLFRVDKAYLVKPAAYSPARFLDALLTICQKESIDLVFFGRETEMRLVAQVQEQFQRETGSKLLVNGPEVLRRTCDKWELVRFMQEQNLPVPASAIPEKEQLEELVRAHGFPLVVKPRSGSGSANVVVVWDKEQLRYVLNRISQPIVQQYLLPEDEEYTVGLFLPKPGECAGSIVMKRRLDGGVTSVAEVVEDKEIQELCTRTVVALGAVGPCNIQLRKTEEGPKIFDVNPRFSSSTVIRAYFGFNEPEMAIRCYVMNEEVKVGRIARGVALRYWHELYVKPEEMKKLLYQRQTTSPRSTVVDNF; from the coding sequence TTGGAGAAGGTCAGAATTCTCATAACCGGGATGGGAACTGCAGTAGGGATAAGTATTTTTAAAGCCCTGAAAATGTCTTCTTTGGACACCGTTATTATAGGTGTAGATTACGCGCCTTTTTCCGCCGGGCTCTTCCGGGTGGATAAAGCATACCTTGTCAAACCGGCCGCATATTCTCCGGCCAGGTTTCTCGATGCCCTGCTTACTATTTGTCAAAAAGAAAGTATAGATCTTGTATTTTTTGGACGGGAGACAGAAATGCGGTTGGTTGCCCAGGTGCAGGAACAGTTTCAGCGAGAGACGGGAAGCAAACTGCTTGTTAACGGGCCGGAAGTGTTGCGGCGAACTTGTGACAAATGGGAATTAGTCAGGTTTATGCAAGAACAAAATCTCCCTGTGCCGGCGTCGGCCATTCCCGAAAAGGAGCAGCTTGAGGAACTGGTAAGAGCGCATGGTTTTCCTCTCGTGGTGAAACCTCGGTCAGGGTCCGGCTCCGCCAACGTGGTAGTAGTTTGGGATAAGGAACAACTCCGGTATGTTCTCAATCGCATTAGCCAGCCCATAGTACAACAATATCTCTTGCCTGAAGATGAAGAGTATACCGTCGGTCTGTTTTTGCCAAAACCCGGTGAATGTGCCGGGAGTATTGTAATGAAAAGGCGGTTGGACGGTGGGGTAACGTCTGTAGCCGAGGTGGTTGAGGACAAGGAAATTCAGGAACTCTGCACCCGAACCGTAGTGGCCTTAGGTGCAGTAGGTCCGTGTAATATCCAACTGCGGAAAACGGAAGAAGGACCGAAAATCTTTGATGTTAATCCCCGGTTTTCCAGCTCTACGGTGATAAGGGCTTATTTCGGGTTTAATGAACCGGAAATGGCCATTCGCTGTTATGTAATGAACGAAGAGGTCAAAGTGGGTAGAATAGCCCGGGGAGTTGCCCTGCGGTACTGGCATGAACTTTACGTCAAGCCGGAGGAAATGAAAAAACTGCTTTACCAGAGACAGACCACCAGTCCTCGCAGCACGGTAGTTGACAATTTTTAG
- a CDS encoding nucleotide sugar dehydrogenase → MTGANRGQILADVLKDKIKLRLARVAVIGLGYVGLPLAVQKAKIGFDVLGIDQNPKRVDLVNQGKSYINDVAEEVLQEVICANKLQATESFHQLGECDIVIICVPTPLTPTRDPDISYIERVTLEVSKYLHRGQLVTLESTTYPGTTEEVVLPLLERSGLEVGKDYFLAYSPERVDPGNKRYNTQNTSKIVGGVTSLCLEVACTFYAQTIQQVVPVSSPSVAEMTKIFENTYRAVNIALVNELMFLCDRMGIDVWEVVEAAATKPFGIQTFYPGPGVGGHCIPVDPFYLTWKARQYDFSTRFIELAGQINIQATYYVVEKVRKVLNLMEKSVNGARILVLGVTYKKDVPDIRESPALKIMKLLQEERAELRYHDPYIPEVELPGTGILRSVPLEADQLAWADCVVIITDHTIIDYQFVVDHARIVVDTRNATRQVTLNRDRIVKI, encoded by the coding sequence ATGACAGGTGCGAATAGGGGACAAATTTTGGCGGACGTCCTCAAAGACAAGATCAAACTGCGCCTGGCCAGGGTTGCGGTTATAGGCTTGGGTTACGTTGGACTGCCGCTGGCCGTACAAAAGGCGAAAATAGGATTTGATGTACTGGGAATCGACCAGAATCCCAAGCGGGTCGACTTGGTTAACCAGGGAAAAAGCTATATAAATGATGTGGCGGAAGAAGTCTTGCAGGAAGTGATCTGCGCCAACAAGCTTCAAGCTACGGAAAGCTTCCACCAATTAGGAGAGTGCGATATAGTAATTATTTGTGTTCCGACCCCTCTTACTCCTACTCGCGATCCCGATATTTCGTATATAGAGCGGGTAACGCTCGAAGTAAGCAAGTATCTACACCGCGGGCAGTTGGTAACCCTGGAGAGCACCACTTACCCGGGCACTACCGAAGAAGTAGTCCTGCCTTTACTGGAGAGATCAGGCCTGGAGGTAGGAAAGGATTACTTCCTGGCCTATTCTCCCGAGAGAGTAGACCCCGGCAACAAGCGTTACAACACCCAAAACACGTCCAAAATAGTGGGGGGAGTGACCTCCCTCTGCCTGGAGGTAGCCTGCACTTTCTATGCGCAGACCATCCAGCAGGTGGTACCTGTATCCTCCCCTTCCGTAGCTGAAATGACCAAGATTTTTGAAAACACTTACCGGGCCGTTAACATTGCCCTGGTAAACGAGTTAATGTTTCTCTGCGACCGGATGGGGATAGATGTTTGGGAAGTGGTTGAGGCGGCCGCCACCAAGCCTTTCGGTATACAGACCTTCTATCCCGGCCCGGGAGTGGGCGGACACTGCATTCCCGTTGATCCCTTCTATCTTACCTGGAAGGCGCGCCAGTATGATTTTTCTACCCGGTTTATAGAACTGGCAGGCCAGATTAACATTCAGGCCACTTACTATGTAGTGGAAAAGGTACGCAAAGTGCTTAACCTCATGGAGAAAAGCGTCAATGGAGCCCGGATTCTGGTTTTGGGAGTCACTTATAAAAAAGATGTTCCAGATATCCGGGAATCTCCCGCCCTCAAAATCATGAAACTGCTGCAGGAGGAAAGAGCCGAACTGCGCTACCATGACCCTTACATTCCGGAAGTTGAGCTGCCGGGAACCGGAATTCTCCGATCGGTCCCCCTGGAGGCCGACCAGCTTGCCTGGGCCGACTGTGTGGTGATAATAACGGACCATACGATAATAGATTACCAGTTTGTGGTAGATCATGCCCGAATAGTAGTGGATACCCGCAACGCCACCAGGCAGGTTACGCTGAACCGGGACAGGATTGTAAAGATTTAA
- a CDS encoding polysaccharide biosynthesis protein — protein MRLVREALFWVVRDVILINLAFLLATFFMSNGEMILVLLRTYLQVAWLVTGIILVFFLLFRVYQQRWYFPVWEELVSIGQAGSLSVLVLLAVNLVWWEGLLPVKLILLAGFLVVGSVGSTRLFGTCRNVHSRSKVRTGVKKVLIYSAGEPAARLAKGLLAGTPGVQPVGFIDDQEAAKTKVCGLPVLGGSEEIAVAAARYGAEEILVPWSEMNRQTASRLLPAIRSASVRMRLVPDLADIVNGRFHLEQIRHIPVDELLGRQPLKPDSQRACSYLQGSVVLVTGAGGSIGSELCRQVARFDPERLILLGRGENSIYEIELALKEKFPRLTPEPVIADVKNRDDLEKVFRKYRPQVVFHAAAHKHIPLMEKNPVEAFRNNVLGTLNVAEMADTYQAGIFVFISSDKAVNPASVMGATKYLAEMVIRRKAQSSKTRFVTVRFGNVLGSRGSVLPAFLRQIANGGPVTVTHPEMSRYFITIEEAVNLVIQAGAMAEGGETFVMDMGQPVKIMNLAEDLIRLCGYLPEKDIPIKITEPRPGEKLQEELFMPGEKPLSTSHPSIYQAHREGKETDILDRYIFRSGEGQLTEEEILQCLEEILSNRQNPA, from the coding sequence ATGAGGTTAGTCCGGGAGGCACTGTTCTGGGTAGTGCGGGATGTTATTCTTATTAACCTGGCCTTTTTGTTGGCAACATTTTTTATGTCCAACGGTGAAATGATCCTGGTTTTATTACGAACGTATCTACAGGTAGCCTGGCTGGTAACCGGAATAATTCTTGTTTTTTTTCTGCTTTTCCGTGTCTATCAGCAGAGGTGGTATTTCCCCGTATGGGAGGAGTTGGTGTCTATCGGGCAGGCAGGAAGCCTGAGTGTTTTGGTTCTGTTAGCGGTAAATCTGGTTTGGTGGGAGGGATTGCTTCCGGTAAAGCTGATACTGTTGGCCGGATTCCTGGTGGTGGGCAGCGTCGGGAGCACCCGCCTTTTTGGGACCTGCCGGAACGTCCATAGCCGTTCTAAGGTCAGAACCGGTGTCAAGAAGGTCTTGATTTACAGCGCCGGGGAGCCGGCGGCCAGATTGGCAAAAGGACTTTTGGCGGGTACGCCTGGGGTCCAGCCGGTAGGCTTTATCGATGATCAGGAAGCGGCTAAAACCAAGGTTTGCGGTCTGCCGGTACTGGGCGGCAGCGAGGAGATAGCGGTCGCGGCTGCACGATATGGTGCAGAGGAAATCCTGGTACCCTGGTCGGAAATGAACCGCCAGACGGCGAGCAGGCTGTTGCCGGCAATTCGGAGCGCCTCTGTACGGATGCGCTTGGTACCGGACCTTGCTGATATTGTAAACGGTCGTTTCCACTTAGAGCAGATACGCCATATTCCGGTAGATGAGCTGCTGGGCCGGCAGCCCTTGAAGCCGGACTCGCAACGGGCCTGCAGTTATCTTCAGGGAAGCGTTGTCCTGGTAACGGGAGCGGGGGGTTCCATAGGTTCTGAGCTATGCCGGCAAGTTGCCCGCTTTGACCCGGAACGGCTGATATTGTTGGGACGGGGTGAAAACAGCATTTACGAGATTGAATTGGCATTGAAGGAAAAGTTTCCGCGACTCACGCCGGAACCGGTTATAGCCGACGTTAAGAACCGGGACGATCTGGAGAAAGTATTCCGAAAATATCGACCTCAAGTGGTTTTCCACGCGGCTGCCCATAAGCATATTCCCCTCATGGAGAAGAATCCCGTGGAGGCCTTCCGCAACAATGTCCTAGGTACGCTCAACGTGGCGGAGATGGCCGACACTTACCAGGCCGGTATTTTCGTTTTTATCTCCAGCGATAAGGCGGTGAATCCTGCCAGTGTAATGGGAGCTACCAAGTACCTGGCGGAAATGGTTATCCGTCGGAAGGCACAAAGCAGCAAGACCCGCTTCGTGACTGTTCGTTTCGGCAATGTCCTGGGCAGCCGGGGCAGTGTACTACCTGCCTTCCTTCGTCAGATAGCCAACGGAGGGCCGGTCACCGTCACTCACCCTGAAATGAGCCGGTATTTCATAACTATCGAAGAGGCGGTGAACCTGGTAATTCAGGCCGGTGCCATGGCAGAGGGCGGTGAAACTTTTGTTATGGACATGGGACAACCGGTTAAAATCATGAATTTAGCCGAGGACCTTATCCGCCTGTGCGGTTACCTCCCGGAGAAGGATATTCCGATAAAGATAACTGAACCTCGTCCCGGGGAGAAACTGCAAGAGGAACTGTTCATGCCCGGTGAAAAGCCTCTGTCTACCTCTCACCCCTCCATTTACCAGGCTCACCGGGAAGGAAAAGAAACCGATATTTTGGACCGGTATATTTTCCGGTCAGGCGAAGGACAGCTGACCGAAGAAGAAATTCTTCAGTGCTTGGAAGAGATTCTTAGCAACCGGCAGAACCCGGCCTAA